tgtttgagcttcctcgcagcataattaggttttctcgtacattcaaattacaatccgacgcccattggtaaacaatccgacggagAATCCGATGGCGAATgcttaagtcatactttaccatttttcggacagatttcattgtgagaaattcaatttttgttcaccaaaaccttgcaccacgtggagggccttcGCGTTAGGAGTGTTTGGGTGGTTGAGGATGACTTTCTCCGCCACCGAGCCGTCattgcacgccgacgccggttgccgacgccgaattttgGAGCGAAGGTAGGCGACGCGGAGGGCCCTCGACATTAGAGCCCTAAAAAGCATGCTCTAGCCGAATGACCATCTGTTCAAAGAGCAATTCACAGGGCTACATGGTCTGAGTTCTGTCGGATCTCCGTCGAGCACACAACTAGAATGTGAAAGCGTTTCGGAGAGCTCTGACATAAACCGCGGCGCTCTCAATCAACTATGTGAATGTGTTCCGAGCGTACGATTTCAACCAGATGAACGTAAACCGTGCCATCAGAGTGTCCCGCAGCGCTCGAAAACGAACCGTTGAATATACAGTTAGATTCGGCACTTACACCAATGTTGTGATCAAGAACAGCATCGGAAACTTACGGCCAGCACACTGCTGTATAGCACTGGCTGCACTGTCACCGGTGGAGCTTGGGTCTTCTGGCGGCACCCAGTCGAGGCGGTACGAGTTGGCACAACGACGCCGATGGAAGCCATGGCATCTCCGTCGCCTGTTCGTCGAGGTGACTGTACATCGAAGGACATCGCGAAGGTGCTCGTGAACGGTTCGATTATttatgtagatgtagatgtagatgtagagccttgaagttactggcacatacccaattACCCGGAGGCGGCTATGTTCTTCGTCTTCCTTTTCTTTCCATTTATGATCTATATCTCTTTCAGGAAGGCAATGGAAATACTCAGATGGAATCTCAATAGCTTGCGCATAAAACAAGCCGCAATCATGGGCTACAATTCAGGCCCAGAAGATAGGCCGTTGATCGTAAGATAACTAAGTAGCGGGACTCTGGAACAATTGGGCATCTTCTTGGATACAATTAGCGCCTACACAAAGCTCCTTGCGCGAAGCAAGCCTTACCGTCACGTGGAAAACGAATCCGGAACAGCTGTGCAAGTGCTGGAAattgcgcaaaaaagaaaaaaaatggttcagcTAGCAATGcaccctcgtgggtacgagccgtGTTTTGGGGTAACAACCGCAACAACACTGTCTCATCGTTTTCTGGCATAGATCATCCTGTAGCACCGTTTACTATGTTACCTCGCAAAGATGATTGCACCTTAAAGGGGCTTATAAATTTTTTTTAACTAATCAGAGAATGGCCTCACTATCAAAGTACGTCGTCCCACGAATCTAATtccgaaaaaaatattttaactATAAGTGGATGTATCGCACAGACAGCTGATTTTCTCACTCGCTTCGTCTCTGCTAGCGCGCTGAAAGCCGCACAGCAGAGAAGCTAAGAGGGACAAGCCGCGGCCAAAAGTTGCGTCGCAGCGGCGAAGGGGGTCGTTGGGGCCGCGGTAGactcaaggaggtttaaaaagaTTGCGTGGGTAGACTACGCTACGCAGCATGCAGCTGCCATCTCGAAGGACATGCACAGGAGACGCACCTACGCGCAGTTCAAAGATGAAATGAAGAAGAACGttaactttattatcaaatcaatcagattcgagtccggcgtctttttagttggtctgggcacccgccgcggacggggttccgagaccttgtctcgaagcggcttcctcgactcgctggatggcccagagttgtactgtcaggttcgagctgagctgTGCGGGcttccagcgcgagcggaggcttgcggtggaagagacggaggggtcggcactgcccgaattgtttgttatgccctgacattcccataacatgtgattaagagTAGCGACCTCGCCACACGAtatgcatctgtttgtagtgtacatgtctgtaTACATGGCGagcatgagtctggggtttatgtaagtctcagtttgtaattgcctgtagtgtactgcttgcgtcctgtctaacctagcgtgagggaatgggtatatgCGTCTCTGTAACTAGTAGTGTGTCGTGAtatcgtggaacctggtcaaacgaacctcccacgcccagacgtttgcagttcCCCGcaggggctcttcctccgatgttTCCCGGTGAGTGaagcctcgagcaacgcggtgagccgcttcgttggggtgctcagtccagtgtatACCGGAacccatagcaagtgccttcggttatcgacgtcgacctctccctggtgtatgggatttCGCTgaagtatgtgatacgcctcttgcgatatgtgcccatttgcaaaattgcgaattgccgtttgcgaatagcagatcacgtatgtagccttcgtttctgtgagagccagtgctatggctgcttcctctgccgcttcggcatgtaCCGTGTTGCCGGTGACACTCGGGAGGTGTTTGCCTCAGTGGCTAGTagctgccgccacgaaactcttcctgtcccGATAACGGATGAGCTGCATAACGATGATAACGATAacgatgagctgcatcgtgctggtggcctttgccgttatcttgcgatgtgcttcgccattgccgcccttgtgttcaatcatcattcctagCACCCGGATCTTATCTAacatcgggatgggtaggccgttcGATGCCGTTAATGGGATTTCttccttttccggggggggggggggtgtagcctttaggtgggcgcccctttctgaccggtcaatatagcagcagttcggatttttcggccgtGTAGGTGAGTCCCGCGCCCACCAGGTAGTTTACACGCACTGCATGGCCTGCTGcaaacgttgctcgatcgctccgtcgctgcccgttgtcgtccagatcgtaatatcatccgcgtatagcgtgtggtgcagtccttcgatttgcagcagtcggtcgggtaaccccagcaggacgaggttgaagagcatcggcaagatcaccgagccctgcggggttccCGAGCTCCTTATGTTGATTTGATCCGAGTctagttgtcccactcgcatgcgagctgttcttcccgtgaggaagtgtcggacgtagttagacgttcgcagtccgagatttagcttgtctatttgtcttaatatggcatcgtggcgaaGGCTATCGAaagccttcttcaggtccagctcgagaatggataccaagagaagggaagcgcagtcgaggacggcagaaaactaggtggagcaatgaagttaggaaattcgctcCGGTTCTCGGCCTCGCTCCAGCTCCAAGCCGGGGCACGACACGTCGGGGCGGATCAGGTCCCGGTCCCGCACGCCCACCTCCCTCAGAAGCAAGAAGCCGACGCTCTCCTGGGCCGACATGGCCCGAGGAGGACGTGAAGCCCCCAGAGGCGACGACCTGCGTCGCGATTCGCACCACGCGAACGAGCTTGAGAAGTTGCGCCGAGATAACGAGCAGTTGAGGAAAGAAAACGCGCGGGTTAAGCAAGAAATGAGCAGGCTGGCTGCGGAGATGGCGGAGATTAGGAAGCTCGCGCTTTCACCCTCCCCGGCGCAACCCGCCTCCGTCCCTGTCCCGGTCGCCATGGATACGTCCGAGGCATCCCACGGGTCTAGCGCGCCCAAGCGTCGAGCGGTAGAGAACAGACAGGAACATGAGACTATAAAATTACTCTCGGAACTCAATAATACCGTCGCCAGCATGCAGGCTAGCTTATAAAAGGTCCAGGCGGCTATAGCGCGCCCCAAAATGGGATTAGGTGCACTCAGTGAGCGCATCAGCAAATTGGAAGAGGTCGATGCCAGGCCGGCTCCTTCGCAGGTTGCAGTACAACGCAATGTTCTAGCGCCACCAACGGAAGGCGCGATTCTGAGGGCAGCGTTATCCGCTCAACCCTCCCCTCAGCCTAGACATGGATAGTCCGGACGAGAACTTTAGCATCTGACAATGGAACTGCGGAGGGTTTCCCAACAAGAAGCCACTTCTGCAGCAATATTTACGAACCCTCGCAAGTAAACCGAAAACCATCGCTATTCAGGAAGTTGTATCTAGTACCCCCATCAAACTCGCGAGTTATCTGGTATTATCATCACATTCAGGAGGTAGGGGAGTTGCTACCCTCGTCAACAAAAGGTACAATTCCTCTCGCGCGACCTCGGCACGGTTAGTGATGGCATCGAGTATGTCATGACCGAAATCCTCATGGACCCACCCAGAAGGGGCCTCAGAAGAAACAGCCTCTTTATCCTTAACGTATACTGCAGTCCCAGCTACCGCAGAGCGAGAGCGGAGTTTCTCCTCAAGAGGGCCGTCAGCCTGGCCGGGGGGCACCCCCTTGTCGTagtcggggatttcaacgccccacacagggtgtgggggtacacctatgacacgcccaagggacgcgacctgtggcagactgcgatggaagcggacttgacattcatcaccgataaggatttccccacaagtagaggcaactccacatgcctggacactaccccagacctctcttttgtcaagaacgccggggaagtgaagtgggtaaacacagctctagacctcggaagtgaccactacgtcatcgaggtctccttcacggttgcccgctgtaggacgcggaaattcaagatgatcgaCTGGGACGTTTTCCGCAAGATCACAGCGGAGCGTGCACCGACGGCCGTGACACATTTAGAAAGTTGGTGCAAAGGGATCAGGGATGATGCCGCAGCGGCGACCAAGGAGGTCGTCACTGACCTCGACGTTGACAAGATGGATAACAGGTTGGCCCACCTGCTGGAAGCCAAGCAAGCCCTCCTTACGAGATGGAAGGGACAGAAGCATAACAGGAGGCCCCGCAAGAAGGTTTCCGAGGTCAACAgggagatcgaagagcactgcaagaacctgtgtaaacaacaatgggaggagctctgcgaatccgtcgagggccagctcagatccggaaagagctggggtctgctcaaacaccttctcgatGAGAGCAGCACCAGGTACAGCCAGAGACGAtcccttgcgcaagccatccacctcgtttcagactctaccccggacgagttgattgtcgacacgctcataaagaagtatctaccagtcgccgatagctctgcccccacccagttcccagactacacggggtgtgatgtgccggagttagaccaggatttcactgcggttgagatccgacaggtcctcttctccctgaacagcaaatccgcccctggcccagatggcgtcactaataagatgctcaagaatctcgatgatgagtcgatcgacttcctcaccgaaaggattaatgaagtctggcgcagtggacatgtccccaTACAATGGAAGACGGCTTGcacggtcctcatccccaaacccggtaaagcaccaggaatcgacaatctgagaccaatttcctggacgtcctgtgtaggtaaagtcgcagagcatgccctgctcagccggctcacggtgcacctcgagactaatgacatatacacccacaatatgattggtttcagagccggccttTCGACACAGGatgccatgaagctgataaagcatcagatcatcaaccggagcacgagagataccagagcaatccttggaatagacctggagaaggctttcgacaatatctcacacgaattcattctccagactattaccggcctcgggcctggaaagagggtctacgatttcgtccgatcattccttagccagagaactgccaagctcaagatcgaaggatacctctcgcaagaaatcaccctcggttcacgcggcacgcctcagggctcagtcatctcgccaacattattcaacagcGCAATGttcgggctttccaaggagctcgccaagattcaaggaatcaaccataccatctacgcagatgacatcaccatctggtgcgctggcgggagtgacggccaagttgaggacgccatgcagagcgccatcgatgcgaccgagcgcttcctacgccccactgggctcagatgctctccatccaagtctgagctacttctctacaaaagacccagaggtggtggccatcgtgactggaaaccggcgtccgaaagtgaaatacggcttttcactggtgacgggtccccggtgcccagagtggactcgctccgaatattggggatgtatatcgagtcgaACGGTGCCAATGGcgccgcactcagaaggatcatcgccaaaacggagagtgctctcggcctcatccggaggatcgccaacaggcaccggggaatcaaggaggacaatctcatccgcattatacacgcttttgtgctctgccacctttcatactcggcagccatgcataattcgcatgttgcagagaggaacaagttaaattccctcatcagaaaggtcttcaagcttgcgctcggcttacctgtgagcactcacaccgaatacctgttaaagcttggagtgcacaacacgctcgcagaaataatagaggcgcaagaacgttcacagctgctcaggctatccggcaccccggcgggccgcaagatactcgatgagatggacctctaccctgtcgaccactgccccgacgccgtgcggattcccagcgacatcagatctcaactacacatcgcgcccattccccgcaatatgcaccccgcagacaacgtcggcagacgtcgggccaggggtagagctctactcgaacatgtccgtaacaaccacattcaGGCAAGCTTcatggatgccgcggcatatgtccaacaagaggcgttcaccgtctccatcgtcgactctaattccaggatcacttgctgcgctacagtacgcacttcgaagccatttgtagccgaacaggttgcaatcgcgctggctgtgctcgatggccgcaaagaggtaatatatagcgattctaaggcggccattaggcctaccaaaccgggatggtctcccctcaggccctccgcattctccaaagcttgaaaagtatctctccgcattctctcatttggtttcccgctcacttggggtcgattgagggctctccctctaaccctaacgagagcgcgcacgaggccgcgcgaggactcattgaccgcgccgcctccgcagtccacctaccccgcggggaaccattgatgacgtataatgagatcactcagcattattatctgtcaagacgggtattccccctcccgcaccctgccttatgcagggcgcgggcggtgacccttcgacttctacaagctcgtgcgtatcctaaccttgcggttcttcacgctatataccctgaaaggtatccctgtgcggactgccctgcctgtggactaatggcaacatttaaccatgtgttgtgggagtgtgaagccagcggctccgccttcagcgaggataggtgggctgcgcttttgggcagccccgaactcaacgaccaaaccctggccgtccagagtgcccgcgatcgggccgtcaagctcggcttgccggcccctacgtgggactagccgggtggcgcggggtgtcttctgcgtcttctctggacctcaataaagttatttcactcactcattcgcaggcgcaagttggaactaGTGCAGAACAGAGGGAATTGgacatcctgcagtggacataaatataggctgatgatgatgatgatgatgatgatgatgatgatgatgatgataaaaactcAACCGGAGTCCACacatagaaaatgtagcatctaaggCACAACGTGCGTTAGGTCTACTGCGCAGACTAAGCAACCGGCAATGTGGGTTATGTAGGGATTCTCtgctaatgatatacaaaatgtatatgcgtccaatattggaattcgggtGTGCATTGTTCTCAGGCGGCCCTGCGTGTAAACCTAAGCTTCTggttcttttggagcgtgaagccctgcgcctgtatCTGGCACTCCCCTGGTTTGTTGTTAATAATGTTATCTATCAGGAATCGTGCCTACCCTGCAGATTTTGTATGTTAACGATCCAgacatttctcaaattttacagCTTTCCGCTTAGACGATCTGAATGCGCCTTTATTGATGATCCAGACTCCTtttttcttgctcattggccacgttttcatgCTCCACCGATCGTTTTTGTTCAAAAGCAATTAGATACTGCCGTTTCTTGAAGTCGAGTGCAACATCGGCGCCCGGCCCCGACGGTGTGACCAACAAGACGCTGCGAAACCTCGATTCAAAGTCGGTAGGGGCCATCACCATGTACATGAACGAATGCTGGAAATCCGGACAATTACCCCCGGAATGGAAACACGCCAGAGTCACCTTTATAcagaaaccgggcaagaaactcgacctcggaaatcttcgacccatatccctgacctcttgcttgggcaagctaatggaacacgtcgtgttctgccgtctacaaaactacacggaagagcacaacctacttccccccactatgctaggcttccgagctcacctatccacccaggatgccctcatccaactgcaccatgatctcctaagaccagacagtggtacaagcaccaaagccttactcggcctaaaccttcacaaagcatttgataacgtgaaGCACACTGCCATAGTAAACAGCTTGGCCGAGTTGCAACCGGGAGAACGCACGTACAATTACATATGCGCTTTTCTATCCAACCGTACGGTCGAACTCTCGGTGGGCAATCTAGTCTCCAAACCGATCAAACTCGGAGATCGCGGCACTCCTCAAGGAGCAGTTTTATCACCTTTCTTATTTAATCTCGCAATGAAGTCGCTACCACCCAAATTCGACAAGATACCCGGCCTACGACACActctctatgccgacgacattacgctctggacgaCCACGGGATCCGATGGACAAGTCGAAGAGACCCTGCAGAAGGCAGCCGACACAGTCGTCCAGCATGTGAGTGACGCGGGTTTagagtgctcgcagagcaaatcGGAGATACTAATACTGTGACCCCCAGACCGGCGCCAAATAAAAACCCCACTACCCAACATTAACGTGTACgtcaacaacactgcaatacctcACGTGGATTAAATGAGGGTCCTGGgcctttttgtacaaaagaatcGCCACAACAACTTCATCATTGATCGTCTCACCATCGCAGTGAATCAGACGGTCCGTTTAATCACCCGAGTGAGGGCATGCAAGCAAGGTATGAAGGAGAAGGAGCTACTTCAAATCATCCACTCCTTTGTCATCTCAAAACTTAAGGCTCACCTACGCCCTTCCCTACCTACATCTACTCCAAACTCAAAAAGCAAAACTGGACCGCCtcattcgcaaagtgtacaaatctgcgctggggctcatccgtaccacccctaccgagcacctcctaagcctggggttgcacaataccgtggaagaacttctagaagcacaccgcatggcgcacattcaccgactacagggaagcaagacaggccgttggatcctggaccgcatcgggcacagagtgtctccaacgcacaacgatcctgccaccgttccccccaacatcagaaagaggttcataatcaagccactgccaaagaacatgctgccaggtcatcacgacggcagacgaaaagcaagagctcaagccctgcacaaaacccacgggtccaactccgaagcagcatacgttgacgctgctcaatattccttgccacataacacgtacgcaattagcgtaattagcctccccaagataatcaacaacaataacaacaaccaatttactccccgagcaacaccaatacggacggcctgttctgtgcgtgccctcaactcggcggaggcagaagaggcggccattcccctcgctgcagcagccggatttacaaccataatcagcgactcaaagaccgccatatccaactttgcacgtggaatcgtggccccagccacactacgactactgcatcccctactctcccctaaacaacaagatagtgaagaagagcccaccccaattgaattgatatgggtcccggctcacgcagggaacccggggaacgaggcggcccaccagtgtgctcgaggattcgtcagccgagcggtgggtcccgtctccgacccaggggacctggtcagcgagccactgaccacataccacgaaattgcccaatactaccgcctcgcaagacggacaaaacccctacctcatcctaagctcaccaagggacaagaagtcacctggcgccgactccaaacgcactcctttcccagcccacaaatatacgcacacttttaccctgacttgacagacccacacggctcattatgtgggtccatagccttcttaaatcatattctctgggactgcagagaagatctccctccaccagatctcctggccgctccctcgcctgaagcgtgggaagcgatactcatgaacccgaacctgaaGGTTCAACTTCGAgccatcaaaagagctgaggaggtggctgtaaggcaccgcctggtagccacccctcactaagcaaattaagaaaataaagttgtttcctcctcctccttgaagTCGAGCTTTTGGAAATGATTTTGGTACTGCGGAAACTCCCTTTGAATGGAATCAGTGCAGTTATTATAACAGATTCGCGTTTTGTCTGTTCTTCGCTTACTGCCTCATCcaattcaccagctctaaagacgttttTAGCATTAGTTCCTCCACAGTTAAATTTTGTAAAACTATTATAGGTAGCAGGCGACTGTGGATTGCatttaaacgaaatggcagattcatTGGCCCGAGCATCCCAAagtggaccaataatatcggttcTTTGAGTGGTTGCGCACATAACAGCGATTATATATCCAAAATATTCAATCCGTAGAGATGCCATGGAATCTATaacatggactgaatttcagcatctcaaatttccgtggaaaatccagtggtggtgTCAATCAAGGCAATCGGAAGTGGTGATCACCAGATTGCACTCCCGtgtcctccctccccctccccccgttAAATCTGTATTTACACAGAACTGGTCTGGCGATAGCAGCCCTGCGTCAATTCTGCCAGGATAAAGAATCCCTAGATCACTATTTTTTGGTATGTCGTCGCTATAAAGTATTAAGTAAAAGGCTTCTAGAAATTCCACTTGCTAAACCAGGGCGAATCTTCACATCAGAAATAATACTAACGTTCGGTGCGTCAGTTCCGGGCTTCACGCGACAGGGATGTCTTTGATGCTGTTTGTGCTTTCAtgcaatcaactaaacgaataaattTTTGGATGTTTAcggttaagtttttttttctcttcgttttACATACTTTTTTTCCATATGCAAATCTTCAAACATTACTTAAAATTCAGGCAGCGAattcttggacaatcccccagtgtgggcacgagccaaagtgtgaggccatcatcatcatcatcaccatggcCGCACACCACGACCAACGGCCCACGATTCCGCCTTCTGTGCCCGCCGAGTCAGCCCTGACTAAGCTCTCACCAGCGCAGAAGCGGTTGGGGAGGCAGCTGCCCTATGGGCACGGTGCCTACCAGCTGCTACACATTATCGGCGCGGTCATCGCAGTCTACAACTACGGGCTGCACTACGAGAGCTTCAGGCTAACAGCTGGCGTAATGGATCACTGGTGCAGGCGGCCCGATTCCATAAGGAACCTCAGCGTGGACGAGTGGAAACAGCTGGCCATACCCGTGGACGAGCAAGGCGAGCACAGCCACTGTACGATGCGCGACCCGCCGGACGGTGGCGATACGGCTCGCGTCGTGACTTGCGCATCGTGGGAGTTCGACCTCGACCAGTACGGGAACAACATCGTCAGCCACTGGAACCTAGTGTGCGACAGGCGCTGGCTCATCGACGTCGCGAGGCTCGTGTACGCGGCCGCCAGCATGGCATCGCTGCCAGTAGTCGGAGCGCTCGCGGACAGCGTCGGTCGCAAGGCGGTACTCTTTTTAACCATACCCGTGGTCCTCATATCCGGCGCCGCCAGTGCCGTGCCGAATGACTTCCAGTTCTTCGTGGCTGTGCGCGCCGTCGTGTCAGCCTCCACGAGTGCCCTCGTGGTACCTATGTACGCGCTGATTTACGAATTGGCACCGATAGAAAAATACCCTCTTTACATCATCATTATCGCACTATCTGCATTGATGCTATCACCGATCACGCTCTTTGCAGCTCAACTCGTGAAGGCAGGATGGGCGGCGCTGCAGCTGATACTGATGATTCCAACATGCCTTCTCCTGCTACTTTATTACACCATCGATGAGTCACCCAGCTGGCTTTTGGAGACAGGCAACGTCAAGGAAGCCGAGCGCATCGCTTTGCGTGCCGCACGTATGAACAAGGTCTCCC
This genomic stretch from Dermacentor silvarum isolate Dsil-2018 chromosome 2, BIME_Dsil_1.4, whole genome shotgun sequence harbors:
- the LOC125943520 gene encoding beta-alanine transporter-like; the protein is MAAHHDQRPTIPPSVPAESALTKLSPAQKRLGRQLPYGHGAYQLLHIIGAVIAVYNYGLHYESFRLTAGVMDHWCRRPDSIRNLSVDEWKQLAIPVDEQGEHSHCTMRDPPDGGDTARVVTCASWEFDLDQYGNNIVSHWNLVCDRRWLIDVARLVYAAASMASLPVVGALADSVGRKAVLFLTIPVVLISGAASAVPNDFQFFVAVRAVVSASTSALVVPMYALIYELAPIEKYPLYIIIIALSALMLSPITLFAAQLVKAGWAALQLILMIPTCLLLLLYYTIDESPSWLLETGNVKEAERIALRAARMNKVSPEDCRDLMAYQVAEIKARSQDDGLRSGICSPQFRICTITICYMWTAISYAFDSFVVNDGVPVGEIMTAVSFIVSFISCVVSAPFVTSFGFRNTVTTSGLVFAVTLTALATDLREITAMRGSLVIMMRATGTVCLTFFLIMSVIPYPVMTRCLSVSVGLAFSRLGDTLSQMSPVLFGGRRTTLQLAIAAAIMLLFVVGAELVSCHIVTGLQYQLAPSKSPYHVTSEERKRAMQGTLVRLPREPVKRRSTPITKDRATSSPTSPNKTY